A single genomic interval of Canis lupus dingo isolate Sandy chromosome 6, ASM325472v2, whole genome shotgun sequence harbors:
- the CHCHD2 gene encoding coiled-coil-helix-coiled-coil-helix domain-containing protein 2 isoform X1, whose product MPRGSRSRASRMAPPASRAPQMRAAPRPAPAAQPPAAAPPSAVGSPAAPRQPGLMAQMATTAAGVAVGSAVGHTIGHAITGGFGGGSNTEPSRPDITYQEPQGTQPAYQQQFGPCHYEMKQFLECAQNQGDLKLCEGFSEVLKQCRFANGSLIKKFKLEDMENHLS is encoded by the exons ATGCCGCGTGGAAGCCGGAGCCGCGCCTCCCGCATGGCTCCTCCGGCCAG ccGGGCACCTCAGATGAGAGCTGCGCCTAGACCAGCGCCAGCCGCTCAGCCACCAGCAGCAGCTCCGCCATCTGCTGTTGGCTCACCTGCTGCACCCCGACAGCCAGGTCTCATGGCCCAGATGGCAACCACTGCAGCTGGCGTGGCTGTAGGCTCTGCTGTAGGGCACACGATTGGGCATGCCATTACTGGGGGCTTTGGTGGAGGAAGTAACACTGAGCCTTCAAGGCCCGACATCACTTACCAG GAGCCTCAGGGAACCCAGCCAGCATACCAGCAGCAGTTTGGCCCATGCCACTACGAGATGAAACAGTTCCTGGAGTGTGCCCAGAACCAGGGTGACCTAAAGCTTTGTGAAGGTTTCAGCGAGGTGCTGAAACAGTGCAGATTTGCAAATGGTAG CCTAATCAAGAAGTTCAAATTGGAAGATATGGAAAATCATCTCTCATGA
- the CHCHD2 gene encoding coiled-coil-helix-coiled-coil-helix domain-containing protein 2 isoform X2, which produces MPRGSRSRASRMAPPASRAPQMRAAPRPAPAAQPPAAAPPSAVGSPAAPRQPGLMAQMATTAAGVAVGSAVGHTIGHAITGGFGGGSNTEPSRPDITYQEPQGTQPAYQQQFGPCHYEMKQFLECAQNQGDLKLCEGFSEVLKQCRFANGLA; this is translated from the exons ATGCCGCGTGGAAGCCGGAGCCGCGCCTCCCGCATGGCTCCTCCGGCCAG ccGGGCACCTCAGATGAGAGCTGCGCCTAGACCAGCGCCAGCCGCTCAGCCACCAGCAGCAGCTCCGCCATCTGCTGTTGGCTCACCTGCTGCACCCCGACAGCCAGGTCTCATGGCCCAGATGGCAACCACTGCAGCTGGCGTGGCTGTAGGCTCTGCTGTAGGGCACACGATTGGGCATGCCATTACTGGGGGCTTTGGTGGAGGAAGTAACACTGAGCCTTCAAGGCCCGACATCACTTACCAG GAGCCTCAGGGAACCCAGCCAGCATACCAGCAGCAGTTTGGCCCATGCCACTACGAGATGAAACAGTTCCTGGAGTGTGCCCAGAACCAGGGTGACCTAAAGCTTTGTGAAGGTTTCAGCGAGGTGCTGAAACAGTGCAGATTTGCAAATG GATTAGCCTAA
- the NUPR2 gene encoding nuclear protein 2, whose product MDAALLGAEARGRPQPPEGWPPGSSDEELYDCLDYYYLRDFPACGAGRSKGRTRRERELRTNWPVPGGHERKIAQKLVNGQRKRRQRQLQPRARTRLP is encoded by the coding sequence ATGGACGCGGCCCTTCTGGGCGCAGAGGCTCGGGGCCGGCCGCAGCCTCCCGAGGGGTGGCCGCCCGGGAGCTCGGACGAGGAGCTCTACGACTGCCTGGATTACTACTACCTGCGCGACTTCCCGGCCTGCGGGGCCGGGCGCAGCAAGGGTCGCACGCGGCGCGAGCGGGAACTGCGAACCAACTGGCCGGTGCCCGGCGGCCACGAGCGCAAGATCGCGCAGAAGCTCGTCAACGGCCAGCGCAAGCGCCGCCAGCGccagctgcagcccagggcgcgcACTCGCCTCCCCTGA